TGTGGTGACCGCCACGCCCACTTCACCGGTGCGCGGGTCGATGGCCGCGATGGAGAACGTGTGAAACACGAGCGAGTCGCGCCACGCAAACGGTTCCTGCGCTTGCGCTACTCGCGACGTTGCCGTCAAGGAGAGCGCAAGCGCGGCGGCAATACATGGGATTCGCATCAGCGTGGGCCTGGGCCGAGGTAACGATCGAAGTGTGCCACCAGCTTTCGCAGGAGGTACGTGGCGTAGTACGGGCGCTGTGTCCAGCCGTGCGTCGCCGCGGGCGCGAACGCGAAGTCGAAATCCTTGCCGCGCTTCATGAACTCTTCGGCAAGGGCGACGGCCGATGAGAACGGCACCACGTCGTCCTGCATGCCGTGAATGAGCAGCAGATGATCGCGCAGATTGCCGGCATACTGCAAGGCACCGCGCGTAAACGTTGCCGGGTGCGACTGCGGACGGCGCACGATCGCGACATCGTCGCTGCCGAACAGATACGGATCCGTTGCCGCCGCGCCGGCCACGCCCGCTTGAAACAATCCCGGCTTCTTGAGCAGCGAGTACACGGTGAGCGTCCCGCCGTAGCTGCTGCCCCAAATGCCGAAACGTGAAGCATCGACGAAGCGCAGGGACTTCATGTACGTCACGGCGCTCTCGAGATCGTCGAGGTCGCCACCGCCCCAATCCATCAGAAACTTCTCGCGGAATTCGCGACCGTAACCGGTGCTGCCGCGCACGTCGACCTGCACCACGATGTAGCCCTTCTCGAGCGCGAGATACTGTTGCAGCATGCCATTCATGCCACCCCAGCGGTTGCGCACGGTATTCGAGTACGCTGGGCCGAAGAGCACCGGGTAGTGCTTCGCGGAGTCGATGTTCGGCGGATAGAATACGCGAATGTGCAGCGGCACCGTGTCACTGCCGTTCTTGATGCGCAGGTACTGCGGGGCGATCCACGGAACGCGCGCGAACTCCGCGGTCGTGGACGTCGTGATGCGACGCTCGATGGCGCCGGGCCGCACATCCAACAGATAGAGCTCGGTGGGCTGTAGGTCACTCGACGACAGCAGCGCGATCGTGCTGCCGTCGGGCGACACAAACGGTGTGTGCGTGCCTGCGCGCGTCGTGAGTTGTCGCGATGGACCGCCCCCGGCACTCACGCGGAACACGTGACGCTCCGACGGGCGCGGGGCTGAACTCACGTAGTCGACACTCCGCGTTGCTGCGCGGGGAATGCCGGCACCAGCCACATCGTGCGGCCCCGACGTGAGCGCTACCGGGGCGGCATCACCCGGCACGACGCGATACAGTCGATACCGGTCATCCAAGTCGCCAGTGAGCACGATGCTCCGGCCATCGGCGCTCCACGCCGACGCGATGTCGTTGTACACGCGCGTCTCCCGGTGGTCCTGCCACGCGAGCCGTGGGGCCGGCGCAGCGGTAGTCAGCACATGAATCGTGCGGTCGATCGCATCGTCGCTCTCGCGGTCGATCATCAGCGTGCCGGTCGCCGACCAGGCGAAGTTGACGATGCGGGTGCGGCTGGAGTCGGGCAGCTCCACCATGCGCAGCGCCCGTGTGGCCACCTCGTACAGCGCGACCTTCCGCACTTCGTTGGCCTGACCGGGCGCGCCACGTCGCAGCGTGTTCATCGGCACCGAGTCGCCGAGGTAATACGGCATGCTGAAGCGCGGCACGCCACGTCGATCCACGTAGTGCATGGCAATCGTGCGCGAATCGGGGGACCAGGCATACGCCGGCGACGGTCCGCTCCACGTAGCGCCGCCGATCTCGACGTCGCGCCCGTAGTACGTGCCGAGCGGGATCTGGCCGATCGGCGCGATCGCTACACTCGTGGCGCGTGTGGGCGCTGCACCGCTCAGCGGAAGCAGCCACAGGTCGCCGTCGCGAAGAAACGATACCGTCGCGCCGTTCGGCGAGATCGCGAGCTCGCTCACCTCACCACGGCCGCTCGGCAGCAGCGTGCGTACGCCGGTCGCCATCGTGAAGCGCCAGAGCGAGTCCCCCTGCACGAACACGATCGCGCGTCCGTCGGGCGTCCACGTGAACTCGCTCACGCGGGCGGTAAGGTTCGCCGGCAGGAGGCGGCGCGGCACCGTGCCCGCGCGATCTACCGACCAGAGCGAGCGATCGGGGTGCGCCGCATCACTCCACAGAAAGGCCACCGCCCTCGAGTCGGGCGACCACAAGGGCGATGACGGGGCCGCACCCGCCAGCGGCGGTCCCGACGTGATCCGCTCGATGGTGAGCGGGGGGCGGGCGAGCGACGCCTGAGCGATGGCAACGCTGGGCGCGACCACGGTCAGCAACGCGACGAGTGTCCGGGCAATGGAGGGCATGGCCCGAACATACCGGTTCCGCCGCAAAAAACAGGGGGCGATCCGGTTCGACCGCCCCCGTGTGCCTTACCCGGCCAAAATCGGCAGATGCCGGATCTTTTCCTGCCATTCGCGCGGTCCTGTCTCATGCACGTTGCTGCCCGCGGCGTCGACCGCCACCGTGACCGGCATGTTCTCTACCTCGAACTCGTAGATCGCCTCCATGCCGAGGTCTTCGAACGCCACCACGCGTGACGCGCGGATTGCCTTGGACACGAGATACGCGGCGCCACCCACCGCCATCAGATACGCCGCCTTGTGCTTGCGAATTGCTTCGAGGCCAACCGGACCGCGCTCGGCCTTGCCGATCATCGAGATCAGCCCCGTCCGGGCCAGCATCATCTCGGTAAAGTTGTCCATGCGCGTGGCCGTCGTCGGGCCGGCCGGACCCACCGCTTCATCGCGCACGGGATCCACCGGGCCCACGTAGTAGATCACGCGATTGGTGAAGTCGACGCCCTCGGGCAGCCCTTCGCCCTTTTCGAACAGATCGGCGATGCGCTTGTGCGCGGCGTCGCGACCGGTCAGCAGCTTGCCGCTGAGCAGCAGGCGATCGCCGGCCGTCCAGGTGGCCACGATCTCGGGGGTGAGCGTGTCGAGGTTCACCTGCTTCGCGTTCACATCGGGACGCCATGTGACGTCTGGCCAGTCGGAGAGACTCGGCACCGGCAGCGTCACGGCGCCGCTGCCGTTGAGCGTGAAATGCGCGTGCCGCGTAGCCGCGCAGTTGGGGATCATCGCGATCGGCTTCGAGGCGGCGTGCGTGGGGCAATCGAAGATCTTGACGTCGAGCACAGTGGATAGGCCACCGAGTCCCTGCGCACCGATACCCAACGCGTTGATCTTGTCGCACAACTCGATGCGCAGCTCTTCGATCTTGTTCTGTGGGCCGCGCGCCTTGAGCTGCGTCATGTCGATATGCTCCATGAGCGATTCCTTTGCCATGAGCATCGCCTTTTCGGCGGTACCGCCGATGCCGATGCCGAGCATGCCCGGCGGACACCAGCCGGCACCCATGAGCGGTACCGTCTTCATGACCCAGTCCACGATCGAGTCGCTCGGATTCAGCATGGCAAATTTCGACTTGTTCTCCGAGCCGCCGCCCTTCGCCGCCAGCTTCACCTCGACGGTGTCACCCGGCACGATCTCGTAGTGCACGATGGCCGGCGTGTTGTCGCGCGTGTTCTTGCGCGTGAACGCCGGGTCGGCCACGATCGACGCCCGCAGCACGTTGTCGGACTGGAGGTAGGCGCGTCGCACCCCTTCGTTCACCATGTCCTGCACCGACATCGTCGCGTCCCACCTCACGTTCATGCCGACCTTGAGAAACACCACCACAATGCCGGTATCCTGGCAGATGGGACGATGTCCCTCGGCGCACATGCGCGAGTTGGTCAGGATCTGCGCGATCGCATCCTTGGCGGCCGGGCTACGTTCCTTCTCGTAGGCGTCGCCCAACGCGTGGATGTAGTCGAGCGGATGGAAATACGAGATGTGCTGCAGCGCGTCCGCGATGGACTGGATGAAGTCGGCTTGGGCGATGGTGGTCATGACTGGAAAATAGTCGAGCGGGGCTGTGTGACACCCCTCAGCGCGTCTCGGTCGGGGCGTGCCGATCGATGAAGGATCCGACACGCCAATGTCAAGCTTGAGCCCAGCCGCCTAGGAGACGACCTTTAAGTGTCTTCCCCTGCCTGTCCGGAGCTCCTCTGCCCATCGAATTCGTCTACGCCGCCGCCCTCGCCATGCTTATGGTGCAGCTGCGGGAGCGTGCCCCCATGCCTGAGGTGCTGTCCAGCGTCGCGCGGCTCTGTGCGCTGGCCCGTGTCGGTCGGGTGGTGCTCGATCGGCGGCAGTTGACGCGTGCCACCGATCCGGGGGTGC
The sequence above is a segment of the Gemmatimonas sp. genome. Coding sequences within it:
- a CDS encoding prolyl oligopeptidase family serine peptidase; this translates as MPSIARTLVALLTVVAPSVAIAQASLARPPLTIERITSGPPLAGAAPSSPLWSPDSRAVAFLWSDAAHPDRSLWSVDRAGTVPRRLLPANLTARVSEFTWTPDGRAIVFVQGDSLWRFTMATGVRTLLPSGRGEVSELAISPNGATVSFLRDGDLWLLPLSGAAPTRATSVAIAPIGQIPLGTYYGRDVEIGGATWSGPSPAYAWSPDSRTIAMHYVDRRGVPRFSMPYYLGDSVPMNTLRRGAPGQANEVRKVALYEVATRALRMVELPDSSRTRIVNFAWSATGTLMIDRESDDAIDRTIHVLTTAAPAPRLAWQDHRETRVYNDIASAWSADGRSIVLTGDLDDRYRLYRVVPGDAAPVALTSGPHDVAGAGIPRAATRSVDYVSSAPRPSERHVFRVSAGGGPSRQLTTRAGTHTPFVSPDGSTIALLSSSDLQPTELYLLDVRPGAIERRITTSTTAEFARVPWIAPQYLRIKNGSDTVPLHIRVFYPPNIDSAKHYPVLFGPAYSNTVRNRWGGMNGMLQQYLALEKGYIVVQVDVRGSTGYGREFREKFLMDWGGGDLDDLESAVTYMKSLRFVDASRFGIWGSSYGGTLTVYSLLKKPGLFQAGVAGAAATDPYLFGSDDVAIVRRPQSHPATFTRGALQYAGNLRDHLLLIHGMQDDVVPFSSAVALAEEFMKRGKDFDFAFAPAATHGWTQRPYYATYLLRKLVAHFDRYLGPGPR
- a CDS encoding fumarate hydratase; amino-acid sequence: MTTIAQADFIQSIADALQHISYFHPLDYIHALGDAYEKERSPAAKDAIAQILTNSRMCAEGHRPICQDTGIVVVFLKVGMNVRWDATMSVQDMVNEGVRRAYLQSDNVLRASIVADPAFTRKNTRDNTPAIVHYEIVPGDTVEVKLAAKGGGSENKSKFAMLNPSDSIVDWVMKTVPLMGAGWCPPGMLGIGIGGTAEKAMLMAKESLMEHIDMTQLKARGPQNKIEELRIELCDKINALGIGAQGLGGLSTVLDVKIFDCPTHAASKPIAMIPNCAATRHAHFTLNGSGAVTLPVPSLSDWPDVTWRPDVNAKQVNLDTLTPEIVATWTAGDRLLLSGKLLTGRDAAHKRIADLFEKGEGLPEGVDFTNRVIYYVGPVDPVRDEAVGPAGPTTATRMDNFTEMMLARTGLISMIGKAERGPVGLEAIRKHKAAYLMAVGGAAYLVSKAIRASRVVAFEDLGMEAIYEFEVENMPVTVAVDAAGSNVHETGPREWQEKIRHLPILAG